Proteins encoded within one genomic window of Setaria italica strain Yugu1 chromosome IV, Setaria_italica_v2.0, whole genome shotgun sequence:
- the LOC101762700 gene encoding pentatricopeptide repeat-containing protein At4g21065, with product MLPSAFSKSTTSPSPARLRHLLPASSLHTTTHLRLASIGAPSPSPPPAPSPSLLPPCPFLSYNHYATNLRSCVLSRAVRPGRQLHARLLVSGLGLNPALATRLVDLYASCGHVSHARRLFDGMPQQRNVFLWNVLIRAYARDGPREAAIEMYRAMLAHGSVEPDNFTYPPVLKACAALLDLAAGRELHERVARTRWAADVFVRAGLVDMYAKCGCVDEARAVFDGTAVRDAVVWNSMIAACGQNGRPVEALALCRDMAAEGIGPTIATLVSAISAAADAAALPRGRELHGYGWRRGFGLQDKLKTSLLDMYAKSGLVRVARVVFEQLVHRDLVSWNSMICGYGMHGHADEALALFSKMRSEAQVMPDNITFVGVLSACNNGGMAKEAKELFDLMVSVYSIKPTVQHYTCLVDVLGHSGKFKEASDLISRMLVEPDSGIWGALLNGCKIHKNVELAELALQKLMELEPEDAGNYVLLSNIYAQSGKWEEAARVRKLMSNRGLKKIIACSWIELKGKSHGFLVDDASHPRSDEIYAELERLEGLMSQAGYVPDTTPVFHNVEDDEKRNMVRGHSERLAISFGLISTPPGTKLLVTKNLRVCEDCHVVMKLISQIVQREIIIRDVNRYHHFVNGECSCKDHW from the coding sequence ATGCTGCCCTCCGCCTTCTCAAAATCAACAACCTCGCCGTctcccgcccgcctccgccacctcctccccgcctcTTCCCTCCACACGACCACCCATCTCCGGCTCGCATCCATTGGCGCACCCTCTCCATCCCCACCTCCAGCACCAagcccctccctccttcccccgTGTCCATTTCTTTCGTACAACCACTACGCCACCAACCTCCGATCCTGCGTCCTCTCCAGAGCCGTCCGGCCCGGCCGGCAGCTCCACGCGAGGCTCCTCGTTTCCGGCCTCGGCCTCAACCCGGCCCTCGCCACCAGGCTCGTCGACCTCTACGCCTCCTGCGGCCATGTGTCCCACGCGCGGCGCCTGTTCGACGGAATGCCCCAGCAGCGGAACGTGTTCCTGTGGAACGTGCTCATCCGCGCCTACGCGCGGGACGGGCCCCGCGAGGCGGCCATCGAGATGTACCGCGCGATGCTGGCCCACGGCAGCGTGGAGCCAGACAACTTCACGTACCCGCCGGTGCTCAAGGCGTGCGCCGCGCTCCTGGacctggccgccggccgggagTTGCACGAGCGCGTGGCGCGCACGCGGTGGGCGGCGGACGTGTTCGTGCGCGCGGGGCTCGTCGACATGTACGCCAAGTGTGGGTGCGTGGACGAGGCCCGGGCTGTGTTCGACGGCACCGCTGTGAGGGATGCCGTGGTGTGGAACTCGATGATCGCGGCATGCGGGCAGAACGGGCGGCCAGTGGAGGCGCTTGCTCTGTGCCGTGACATGGCGGCAGAAGGCATTGGGCCGACTATTGCTACTCTGGTCAGCGCAATATCTGCTGCAGCTGATGCGGCAGCCCTGCCCAGAGGGAGGGAGCTTCATGGGTATGGTTGGAGGAGAGGATTTGGGTTACAGGACAAGCTGAAAACTTCCCTTCTGGACATGTATGCCAAGAGCGGTTTGGTCAGGGTGGCACGTGTTGTCTTTGAGCAACTCGTGCACAGAGATCTTGTTTCTTGGAATTCCATGATATGTGGATATGGGATGCATGGCCATGCTGATGAAGCGCTTGCACTGTTCAGCAAAATGAGGAGTGAGGCTCAAGTGATGCCTGACAATATCACTTTTGTTGGGGTTCTATCCGCTTGTAACAATGGAGGGATGGCAAAAGAAGCAAAAGAATTATTTGATCTGATGGTGAGTGTGTATTCCATCAAGCCAACAGTGCAGCATTACACTTGCCTTGTAGATGTTCTGGGTCACTCTGGTAAATTCAAAGAAGCTTCTGATCTCATCAGTAGGATGTTGGTGGAACCAGATTCAGGGATATGGGGTGCACTGCTTAATGGTTGTAAGATCCACAAAAATGTTGAGCTAGCTGAATTAGCCCTGCAAAAATTGATGGAACTGGAGCCTGAAGATGCTGGTAATTATGTTCTTCTATCAAATATATATGCTCAGTCTGGGAAATGGGAAGAAGCTGCAAGGgtgaggaagctgatgagcaaTAGAGGCTTGAAGAAGATAATTGCTTGTAGCTGGATCGAATTGAAAGGAAAATCTCACGGGTTTCTTGTTGATGATGCTTCTCATCCTCGATCAGATGAAATATATGCAGAGTTGGAGAGATTGGAAGGTCTCATGAGTCAAGCAGGCTATGTGCCTGACACCACGCCAGTTTTCCATAATGTGGAAGATGATGAAAAGAGGAACATGGTGAGGGGCCACAGCGAAAGGTTGGCCATTTCATTTGGACTCATTAGTACACCCCCTGGGACAAAGCTACTTGTGACAAAGAATCTTCGAGTTTGTGAGGACTGTCATGTTGTCATGAAGCTGATTTCACAGATTGTGCAGCGTGAAATCATCATAAGAGATGTTAACCGCTACCATCACTTTGTAAATGGTGAATGCTCCTGTAAAGACCATTGGTAA